Sequence from the Streptomyces sp. R33 genome:
GCCTGGCGCCCTTCACACTGGCAGAAGTCGCCCAGTGCGTCGGGGAGGCGGACGCGGCGCAGTGCTACCGAAGGACGGGTGGGCTGCCGCTTCTCGTCAGTGCACTGCGCATCCGTGCAGGCAGCCTCGGCACCGTCGTCAGCGGCCTGCTGACCGGGCTCACCAGCGAGCAGAAAGACGTAGTACGGGCGGCGGCCGTACTCGGCGAACCGCTGGACACAGATCTGCTCACCCCGGTCCTGCCGCAGCTCGGCTCTACTGCCGTCACTCGGGCGCTGGAAGCGGCCTGGCACGCCGGGATCCTCACCGCGGAGAACGGCGCCGACACCGGACGCACCTACCGCTTCACCCACGACCTGGTACGCGAGGAGGTACTCGCCCGAACCACCACGTCCGCCTCCCGTGCTCTGCACCAAGCGGCTGCGCGGGCACTGGAGCAGGCCGGGAACCCGGGCGAGGCAGCCCGTATCGCGGCACACTGGCGGCACTCCGGCACGGAGCCCGCGCACCGCGCCGCCGCAGCACACTGGTCCCGGACCGCCGCCGAGCTGGCCCGCGAGCGGCACGCCTATGCGGACGCCGTCCGGCATCTGGCGGACGCCGCCGCCGTCCTCGACGCGGCGGACCCGCAGCGGGCGTCGGCGCTCATCGACCTGGCCCGCGCCGAGTACCTGGTCGGGGACTACGACGCCAGCCTGCGTCACTGCGACGAAGCCTCCGACGCGGCGAAGGCGAAGCGCCGACCCGCGCTGCTCGCCGAGGCCGCCCTGGTGGTGCAGGGCGTCACGTACCCCCATGCCTCACAGGCCATCACCCGGCTGTGCAAGACGGCCCTGGCCGTCGAGGACCTGCACGACGCGATGCGCCCCCGGGTGCTCGCTCAGCTCGCCACCGTCTCGGCCGATCTGGGTTCACTCGAAGAGGCCGCCGAGCAGGCCCGCGCCGCCCTCGAATTGGCCGAGGCCACCGGTGATGCCCGGGCCGAACTCGACGCCGCCCGGGCGTTGCAGATGGTCCTGGCCCATCCTGACGACACCGCCGAACGCCTGCGCCTGGGCGCGTTGGCCGTGTCCAGGGCCGAGCGGCTCGGTGACCCGATGGCCGCCGTCCTGGGCCACCAGTGGCGCGTTCAAGCCGGTTACCTGCTGGGCCGAATCGACCTGGTGGACGACGCGATCCGCGGCATCGAGGCGATCGCGGACCGCTCGAAGCTGCCGCTGACCCGCTGGCACCAACTGCGCGTCAGCGCGGCCCGGGCAGTGCAGGAAGGACGGTTCGCCGAGGCCCGCCGCTGCAACGAGGACGCCACCGGACTCGCCCGGGCCGGCGGAGACCAGTACGCGATCGCAATGAGCTACGTCCTGCAGCAACAGCTTGCCCTGGTGCGCGGCGACGCCGCAGAACTGTGCGAAGAGATGTGGCGCGACCTCGACCGCGCGCCCAAGAACCCGCTGATCCAGTCCATGCGGGCACGGGCGCTGTTCGTCGCCGGGCAGCCGGACGAAGCACTGGACGCCTATGACCAGCTACGCCCGCTGCTTCCGATCCCGACGGCGAACCCGACGTGGCCCGCGGTGCTGCTGAACCTGGTCGACCTGATCGAGCTGGCCGGTGACGCCGCCGCCGCACGGTTGGTGTACGACCAGCTCGCGCTGTTCAGGCCGTACCCTGGAGCGCTCGGCACACCCACGGCGTACTTCGCCGGCACGGTCAGCCGCGACCTCGGCCGCCTCGCCCTCACCACCGGCCGACCGGCACAGGCCGAGGAACTGCTCCGTGAAGCGCTGATCCGCAACCGGGCCCTCGGCGCGAGACCATACGTGGCGCTGACCTGCCTGAACCTCGCCACCGTAGAACGCGACAAAGGCGCCCTCGCCGATGCGGCCGCCTTCGCCAGGGAGGCCGCGGCGATCGCCGACCGGCTGGACCTGCCCGGCCCCTCCGCCGCCGCACACCTCATCGGCGAGATCGCCGCCCGGCGCGACGACACTGGGCCGCTCACCCCGCGCGAGCGACAGATCGCCGAACTCGTCGTCCGGGCGCGCACGAACCGTCAGATCGCCGACGAGCTGATCATTTCCGAACGTACGGTGGAAAGCCACGTCCGCAGCATCCTCACCAAGCTCGGATACGCCAACCGAACCGAAATGACCGCGCGGTGGGCAGCCCGCTGACCCATCAGGCTCTTCCCGCCCTTCGGTCAGCGCGGCCCGGCGGCTGCCTACGAGTCGTCGGGCGCACCCCGGGAGCCTCCACCGGCTGGGCATCGCGGTCGCCTGACCGCGCATACGGGGTCCCCTGCTGGGGGCCTTCAAGCTCGACCGGGCCACCGGCAGGTGATACGTCCGTGCCGACGAGTGCGCGGGAGGAGGGGCGTCCATCGGAATCGGTGGTGGACAGCGTCATGATGTGGGGTTCGGGGGCCTGTGCCTCGATCGTCTCCTTCAGCCAGCGCTCGAACACAGGTACCGGGTCGCGCGGAGTCGTCGCGTCGTCGAAGGACGGCATGTCGGCGGGGAGGACCGGGAAGGACCGGAGCATCTCGTGCGGGTTCTCGGCCATCAGGCCGTGGCCCCCTGGGAAGCGGTGGTGGTAGGGGCTTGGCTGGTGCTGACCGCGTGTGCCGGCAGCGACCGCTCGGCGTACAGGAGGATCGCCGCGCCGGTCAGGACCAACAGAGCGAGAAACGTCCACAGTTGCCATTGTCCGGCGTCGAGCAGAAATCCCAGCAGCATGGGCGCGATGGTGCGGCAGACCGACCAGGACAGCTGGTAGACCGAGAGGTACCGTCCCCGCAGGTGATCGGGGGCAGCCTGGACCGACAGGCCCTGCGAGGGCGCGGAGTGGACGAGTTCGCCGACGGTGTAGAGCACCGCGACCGCCAAGACGGCGACGATGGCATCCGGACCGCTGACGAACTGAGGAAGGACTGCGAAGGCGGCGAAGGAGAGAGCGAAGATCGCCGCGCCGAGCGCGGCCGCACGTGGACGTCTGCCGCGCAAGGCCAGGCGGGCGGCGGGGACGCCGAGCGCGGCGACCAGAGCGGTGTTGACCGCGAAGACGGCCCCGGCCAGGGCATCGGGCATGCCGACATCGCGGGTGAGGAAGACCGGCAGGGCCATGGCCTGGGTGGTGTAGCCGAAGGCGATCAGGAAATTTGCCGCCGTGATGAGCAGGTAGGGCCGGTCGGCGAGCACCTGCCGGTAACCGTCCCGTGTTCTCTCCGGCCGCTTGACGTCGCTGCGGACGTTCGGGATCCGGGCCACCAGTACCGCGGCGACAGCGAAGACCATAGCCAGAACTTCAGCGGCGGCGATGAAGCCGGCGCTGCCGTTCAGCATCAGCATGCCCGCTGCCGCCAGGCTGCCGCATCCCATCCCGGCGTTGCGCAGGCTGCGGTCCCACGCCAGGAGACGGTCCCGTTCGGCGCCTTCGGCGATCTCACCGATGAGAGTGTGCTGGCTCGGCGATGAGGCCCACATACCGACCGCGACCACTAGGGCGATCGCCAGGAATGCGGGGAAGGAGTCGGCGAACGGGTAGGCGGCGAACCCGATCGCGCGCAGCGCGAGCACGCCGATGAGTACCCGTCGGCCGCCGAATCGGTCGATGAGGACGCCTGCGGCCGGCATGAACGCCAACGCGCAGAGCCCGGCGACCGTGAGTCCCGCGCCGGTCGACGTCAGGGACAGGCCGGTGAGCGAGTGGACGAACAGCATCGTCAGCGGCACGTAGATGCCGTCGCCGATCGAGCTGACCAGGCTCGCGGCGATGAGGCGGCGGCGGGTGCGAACGCCGGGTTCAGCGGAGGTCGAGCGCACCGCGTCCCCGCTTCAGCTCGGCGAACGCTCCCATCCCGGCCAGGGTACGAGTGGCCTGGAACAGCCGGATCGCCTCCTCGCCTTTGGGTATGGAGGTGAGGACGGGGCCGAAGAAGCCTGCGCCATCCACGGTGACGACGGGTGTCCCGGCCTCTTCGCCGACCGCTTCCTGTCCGGCCTGGTGGCTGGCGCGCAGGGTCGTGTCGAATGCGTCGGTGTGAGCGGCCTTGGCCAGGGACGCGGGCAGCCCCAGCTCGTCGAGGGATTCGTTGATGACTGCGTCGTAGTCCTTGTTGCGCTCCACGTGGAAGCGGCTGCCGAGCGCGGTGTAGAGGTCGCGCAGGACCGCGTTGCCGTGGAGGGCTTCGGCGGCCGCGCACACCCGGGCCGGGCCCCAGGCCCGGTCATTGAACTCGCGGTACCAAGGCTCGAGTTCGCGGTGCTCGTTGAGCACGGACAGGCTCATGATCCGGAAGCGCAGGTCGATCGGCTGAAGGCGTTCGACTTCGAGCAGCCACCGGGAGGTGACCCAGACGAAGGGGCAGGTGGGGTCGAAGTAGCAGACAACCGCCGAGGCGGCTTGAGGAGCAATAGTGTCTTCCATGGAAGGTAAATTATCATCCGTGGAAGATATACTGGAAGCCATGCAGCCCGACTCCATCGCCGCCATCGTCGAACAGTGGAAACGCGAGAGGCCCGATCTCGATGCGACACCAATCCTCGTCACCGGCCGGCTCTTCCGGCTTACCGACGCACTGGACCACCGACTGCGCCCGCCCTTCGCCGCCGCAGATCTGGGAAGCGGCGACTTCGACGTACTTGCGGCGCTTCGACGTTCCGGGGCGCCCTTTGCCCTGTCCGCAGGCGAGCTCAGCCGCACCGTCCTGGTCACCACCGGCGCGGTCACCAAGCGAGTCGACCGACTCGAAGCCCGTGGCCTGGTCAGCAGATCCGTCGCCGAGACCGATTCGCGCGGACGTCTCATCACCCTCACCACCGAGGGCGTCGAACTGACCGACGAGCTCATCGCCGTCCACCTGGACAACCAGCGCCGACTCCTCGCCGGGCTCAGCAGAGACGAGCAAACTCAGCTCGCCTGCCTGCTCGAACGACTTGCCTCAACACTGGCCGCCAGTGATTGATCACCCGCAGGCAACGTCGCAGGCACTGACAGCCGTAATGACTGCGTGAGCGCTGGGCGCCCGCGCCGTGAGGAGCTGGAGCGGTTTCGGATCACGCCGGGCTCTACGGCGCTTCGTGGAGCCGAGTCAATAGGGCCATCAGCTGGTTCTGCTCATCCGGGTTGAGTGGTGCCAGCAGCTCGGCGTTGGCGGCTTTGGCCAGAGCTGCGCAGCGACCGAGGAGGGCCGCGCCCTCCGGCGTGACGGTGACGGCGTTCTTGCGGCGATCGGCGGGGTCCGGGGTGCGCAGGACGAGGCCCGCCTCCTGGAGGTGGTTGAGGATGCCGACCATGTCCTTGGGGTCGACGGCGAGTCTGCGACCTAGGTCGGCCTGGGCGACGGGGCCGTACTCGGCGGTCGCAGCCAGCACCGCGTGGTGCATGAGCTTCAGCCCCTCCCCCGCGATCGCGTCGGAAACCAGGCCCCGGCCGCGCGCCGCGACGCGGCCGACGAGCCAGGTCGGCAGGGACTGGATGTACTCGAGGGCTGAGGTCATGCAGTCAGCCTAACCAAAATTCGTTGGACTCCCCCATGACTTTCCGCTTATCGTTGGGATGCCCAATGAAATGGATCGGGGAGGTCCTGTGCTGCGCATTCGCCATGAGGTCAACGGTGGACCCGAGGTGCTGTTCGCCGAGGAGGTCGACCGACCCGAGGTGAGAGCCCGGGAGGTGCTGATCCGGGTCGAGGCGGTCGGGGTGACCCTGCCCACTGTGCGCAAGGTGCGGGAAGGCAGCGAGCCGATCTCGTTCGGCGGCGAGGTCGCCGGGGAGATCGTCGCCGCAGGTGCGGGAGTCACCGCCTT
This genomic interval carries:
- a CDS encoding AAA family ATPase, with product MGSELIGRASELAVLAQRVEATARGSGSVVLLAGPAGVGKSTLAAEALRRHADRERVTVVRGRCPRGTVAPPLWPWQHALRLAGVTLGFPGRRSAEPTGAGAVARQHQWSATEPTDAAAARFLELALMSEALAAAATERALVVLLEDLHWADTASLDLLRQLTGEVTDRGLLVVGTFREPAPEEPAGALAELGRCGAETLRLAPFTLAEVAQCVGEADAAQCYRRTGGLPLLVSALRIRAGSLGTVVSGLLTGLTSEQKDVVRAAAVLGEPLDTDLLTPVLPQLGSTAVTRALEAAWHAGILTAENGADTGRTYRFTHDLVREEVLARTTTSASRALHQAAARALEQAGNPGEAARIAAHWRHSGTEPAHRAAAAHWSRTAAELARERHAYADAVRHLADAAAVLDAADPQRASALIDLARAEYLVGDYDASLRHCDEASDAAKAKRRPALLAEAALVVQGVTYPHASQAITRLCKTALAVEDLHDAMRPRVLAQLATVSADLGSLEEAAEQARAALELAEATGDARAELDAARALQMVLAHPDDTAERLRLGALAVSRAERLGDPMAAVLGHQWRVQAGYLLGRIDLVDDAIRGIEAIADRSKLPLTRWHQLRVSAARAVQEGRFAEARRCNEDATGLARAGGDQYAIAMSYVLQQQLALVRGDAAELCEEMWRDLDRAPKNPLIQSMRARALFVAGQPDEALDAYDQLRPLLPIPTANPTWPAVLLNLVDLIELAGDAAAARLVYDQLALFRPYPGALGTPTAYFAGTVSRDLGRLALTTGRPAQAEELLREALIRNRALGARPYVALTCLNLATVERDKGALADAAAFAREAAAIADRLDLPGPSAAAHLIGEIAARRDDTGPLTPRERQIAELVVRARTNRQIADELIISERTVESHVRSILTKLGYANRTEMTARWAAR
- a CDS encoding MFS transporter; this translates as MRSTSAEPGVRTRRRLIAASLVSSIGDGIYVPLTMLFVHSLTGLSLTSTGAGLTVAGLCALAFMPAAGVLIDRFGGRRVLIGVLALRAIGFAAYPFADSFPAFLAIALVVAVGMWASSPSQHTLIGEIAEGAERDRLLAWDRSLRNAGMGCGSLAAAGMLMLNGSAGFIAAAEVLAMVFAVAAVLVARIPNVRSDVKRPERTRDGYRQVLADRPYLLITAANFLIAFGYTTQAMALPVFLTRDVGMPDALAGAVFAVNTALVAALGVPAARLALRGRRPRAAALGAAIFALSFAAFAVLPQFVSGPDAIVAVLAVAVLYTVGELVHSAPSQGLSVQAAPDHLRGRYLSVYQLSWSVCRTIAPMLLGFLLDAGQWQLWTFLALLVLTGAAILLYAERSLPAHAVSTSQAPTTTASQGATA
- a CDS encoding disulfide bond formation protein DsbA, translating into MEDTIAPQAASAVVCYFDPTCPFVWVTSRWLLEVERLQPIDLRFRIMSLSVLNEHRELEPWYREFNDRAWGPARVCAAAEALHGNAVLRDLYTALGSRFHVERNKDYDAVINESLDELGLPASLAKAAHTDAFDTTLRASHQAGQEAVGEEAGTPVVTVDGAGFFGPVLTSIPKGEEAIRLFQATRTLAGMGAFAELKRGRGALDLR
- a CDS encoding MarR family winged helix-turn-helix transcriptional regulator, which translates into the protein MEDILEAMQPDSIAAIVEQWKRERPDLDATPILVTGRLFRLTDALDHRLRPPFAAADLGSGDFDVLAALRRSGAPFALSAGELSRTVLVTTGAVTKRVDRLEARGLVSRSVAETDSRGRLITLTTEGVELTDELIAVHLDNQRRLLAGLSRDEQTQLACLLERLASTLAASD
- a CDS encoding MarR family winged helix-turn-helix transcriptional regulator; the encoded protein is MTSALEYIQSLPTWLVGRVAARGRGLVSDAIAGEGLKLMHHAVLAATAEYGPVAQADLGRRLAVDPKDMVGILNHLQEAGLVLRTPDPADRRKNAVTVTPEGAALLGRCAALAKAANAELLAPLNPDEQNQLMALLTRLHEAP